Proteins encoded within one genomic window of Triticum aestivum cultivar Chinese Spring chromosome 2D, IWGSC CS RefSeq v2.1, whole genome shotgun sequence:
- the LOC123051067 gene encoding chalcone synthase 2 — protein MAATMTVEEVRKAQRAEGPATVLAIGTATPANCVYQADYPDYYFKITKSDHMADLKEKFKRMCDKSQIRKRYMHLTEEILQDNPNMCAYMAPSLDARQDIVVVEVPKLGKAAAQKAIKEWGQPRSKITHLVFCTTSGVDMPGADYQLTKMLGLRPSVKRLMMYQQGCFAGGTVLRLAKDLAENNRGARVLVVCSEITAVTFRGPHESHLDSLVGQALFGDGAAAVIVGADPDMSVERPLFQLVSASQTILPDSEGAIDGHLREVGLTFHLLKDVPGLISKNIERALQEAFKPLGIDDWNSVFWIAHPGGPAILDMVEAKVNLNKERMRATRHVLSEYGNMSSACVLFIMDEMRKRSTEDGHTTTGEGMNWGVLFGFGPGLTVETVVLHSVPITA, from the exons ATGGCGGCGACGATGACGGTGGAGGAGGTGAGGAAGGCGCAGCGGGCAGAGGGGCCGGCCACCGTGCTGGCGATCGGCACGGCGACGCCGGCAAACTGCGTATACCAGGCCGACTACCCGGACTACTACTTCAAGATCACCAAGAGCGACCACATGGCCGACCTCAAGGAGAAGTTCAAGAGGATGT GTGACAAATCGCAGATCAGAAAGAGGTACATGCACCTAACTGAGGAGATCCTGCAGGACAACCCCAACATGTGCGCGTACATGGCGCCGTCTCTGGACGCGCGCCAGGACATTGTCGTCGTGGAGGTCCCCAAGCTGGGGAAGGCGGCGGCACAGAAGGCGATCAAGGAGTGGGGCCAGCCACGGTCTAAGATCACCCACCTTGTCTTCTGCACCACCTCCGGTGTGGACATGCCGGGGGCCGACTACCAGCTGACCAAGATGCTCGGTCTTCGCCCGTCCGTGAAGCGCCTCATGATGTATCAGCAGGGCTGCTTCGCTGGCGGCACGGTGCTTCGCCTGGCCAAAGACCTTGCTGAGAACAACCGCGGCGCGCGCGTGCTGGTGGTCTGCTCGGAGATCACCGCGGTGACCTTCCGCGGCCCTCACGAGTCCCACCTCGACTCACTGGTAGGTCAGGCGCTCTTCGGTGACGGTGCGGCTGCGGTGATCGTCGGCGCAGACCCCGACATGTCCGTCGAGCGCCCCCTGTTCCAGCTGGTGTCTGCGAGCCAGACAATTCTGCCGGACTCGGAGGGCGCCATCGACGGCCATCTCCGGGAGGTCGGTCTCACCTTCCACCTCCTAAAGGATGTGCCTGGCCTCATCTCCAAAAACATCGAGCGCGCCCTGCAGGAAGCCTTCAAGCCATTGGGAATCGATGATTGGAACTCCGTCTTCTGGATAGCGCACCCCGGCGGGCCAGCCATCCTTGACATGGTTGAGGCCAAGGTCAACCTGAACAAGGAACGGATGCGCGCCACCAGGCATGTCCTCTCCGAATATGGCAACATGTCAAGCGCCTGTGTACTCTTCATCATGGACGAAATGCGCAAACGCTCCACCGAGGATGGCCACACGACAACTGGCGAGGGAATGAACTGGGGCGTTCTCTTCGGCTTCGGCCCCGGCCTCACCGTGGAGACGGTCGTCCTCCATAGTGTCCCCATCACTGCCTAG